A part of Odontesthes bonariensis isolate fOdoBon6 chromosome 23, fOdoBon6.hap1, whole genome shotgun sequence genomic DNA contains:
- the LOC142374072 gene encoding uncharacterized protein LOC142374072, with protein MEQPPGSLDDFQPQDDSTSNIPTVIDPTRKGEDCFLSSTAPDALRMGKSPGWYPNSGTTNAGLQFSETGSSDITLQSGDQIQPDNAFSHTTVTLSYVSRSHVFTTHNSLSRHSPLYSVPPISKFSLHPHCDADNGLGETSYALSQHYLEQTEEPINLATQTELFQTFSQAQVKPENDGAVCLPQEPLGFNGEVLSCDDFLEKPLQEEEEEHSVPLEHGGGLENGELDSRSNPGACADSSTEAVPPFTGEDEESGGSEVLIIMSKKQDSTVVSHSTAAGDLRSLSRDYRSPLEDPVSPSATSLEDVDDVFILPQASSSPSAENSHLETPEEVACDSSSTEKSAQPSPGVSDGTTRLDSSDESKQPARRRKAVLEPLIDLTEDVCVSDVLENEPSSIVPHINGNAKVLERTLKERKLPVRTGRGTRLEAIVMNINSSRYNVSGCILTNKKVSASQSTPHNSTFGSPKRNDTLSVREGRCKVKSTFSVKTAKRRAVKVNKSKSSNVNTDSCKDSTSDSELFNKTKKQRSSIPPKSPQSARSKREPVHPPQASILKSKRKPSSQASPQYAVLKNSKAESEPLNQPEPSVENNVSRVPPPPPQAKSPKNCQGKTKSKSPGSEASPSAKTKVTRAPKRRRKKHKPSQSSSMFSPKEPEIKLRYLNYKEEKRDVKRDSFSPFIRVERQQASPSLCTIVNYREEEKTQHKTRQQAHSSGFISAVIPSTSCLQLGRASRHSQHQRALVCCLCGHSANTIDLGDLHGPYYPEGYQLSTKTPVSTSGLKEDGDNSSDSDSSSCSLRGSGRKCAITPTPWAVKQGAQLKQKVLQGRRRWDAGAGSPANKRARSDTAPEDVEDWYSPPVLPLEPCEFWLHEDCAIWSAGVFLVKGKVYGLEEAVKVAQETVCSACHHQGATLGCFFKACPNKYHYRCALESDCVLIEDNFSMKCKKHKNKTFKAPPGSRGDNR; from the coding sequence ATGGAGCAGCCACCTGGGAGCTTAGATGATTTCCAGCCTCAAGATGACTCCACCTCCAACATCCCTACTGTGATTGACCCGACCAGGAAAGGAGAAGATTGCTTCCTTAGCTCCACTGCTCCCGATGCCCTGCGGATGGGCAAGAGCCCGGGCTGGTACCCAAACTCCGGGACCACCAACGCCGGATTACAGTTCTCAGAGACTGGCTCTTCAGACATCACACTTCAATCAGGGGATCAAATTCAGCCAGACAATGCCTTCTCCCACACTACAGTCACCCTCTCCTACGTGAGCAGGTCTCATGTTTTCACCACTCACAACTCCCTATCTCGACATTCGCCTCTGTACAGCGTGCCGCCTATCAGCAAGTTCTCCCTCCACCCGCACTGTGACGCAGATAACGGGCTTGGGGAGACCAGCTATGCACTGAGCCAGCATTACTTGGAGCAGACAGAGGAGCCCATAAACCTTGCCACTCAGACAGAACTGTTTCAGACATTTTCTCAGGCTCAAGTGAAACCAGAGAATGATGGTGCTGTATGTCTACCGCAGGAGCCTCTTGGGTTTAATGGAGAAGTCCTTTCCTGTGATGACTTCCTAGAGAAGCCcctacaagaagaagaagaagagcacaGCGTTCCTCTTGAACATGGCGGGGGTTTGGAGAATGGTGAGCTTGATAGCCGGTCAAATCCCGGAGCATGTGCCGATTCCTCAACTGAAGCTGTCCCCCCTTTCACGGGGGAGGATGAGGAGAGTGGGGGCTCTGAGGTTCTCATCATTATGTCTAAGAAACAGGACTCTACGGTGGTCTCGCACAGCACAGCTGCCGGAGACCTGCGTTCATTGAGCAGGGATTATAGGAGTCCTCTTGAGGATCCCGTCTCCCCATCCGCTACCTCACTGGAAGATGTGGACGATGTGTTCATCCTCCCTCAGGCCTCCAGCTCGCCCAGTGCTGAAAACTCTCATCTGGAGACACCTGAGGAAGTGGCATGTGACTCCTCTAGTACAGAAAAGTCAGCTCAGCCAAGCCCTGGTGTCAGTGATGGCACCACAAGGTTAGACTCGAGTGATGAGAGCAAACAGCCAGCCCGTAGACGGAAGGCCGTCTTGGAGCCTTTGATTGACTTGACAGAAGATGTTTGTGTGTCGGATGTTTTGGAAAACGAACCCAGTAGTATTGTTCCTCACATCAATGGGAATGCAAAGGTGCTTGAGAGAACtctaaaggaaaggaaactacCAGTCCGCACTGGTAGAGGGACGCGGCTGGAGGCCATAGTCATGAACATAAATTCAAGCCGTTATAACGTGTCAGGATGCATACTCACCAATAAGAAAGTCAGTGCCTCTCAATCAACACCACACAATTCCACCTTTGGTTCTCCAAAGAGGAATGATACTCTATCAGTGCGCGAAGGGAGATGCAAAGTGAAATCTACTTTCTCAGTGAAAACGGCCAAAAGAAGAGCAGTAAAAGTGAATAAAAGTAAATCTAGTAATGTTAATACTGACAGTTGTAAAGACTCTACCTCTGATTCTGAACTCTTCAACAAGACGAAGAAGCAGCGTAGCAGCATACCTCCAAAAAGTCCTCAGTCTGCGAGGTCAAAGAGAGAACCTGTGCACCCACCACAGGCCAGCATCCTAAAGTCTAAGAGGAAGCCTTCATCACAGGCAAGTCCTCAGTATGCTGTGCTCAAGAACTCAAAGGCTGAGTCAGAGCCACTCAATCAGCCTGAACCCTCCGTGGAAAATAATGTGTCCAGAgtcccccccccaccaccacaagCAAAATCTCCAAAGAACTGTCAAGGCAAAACCAAAAGTAAATCGCCTGGAAGCGAAGCGTCTCCCTCTGCCAAGACCAAGGTGACTCGCGCTCCTAAACGGAGGCGGAAGAAACACAAACCGAGTCAGTCTTCCTCCATGTTCTCCCCCAAAGAGCCCGAGATCAAGCTTAGGTACCTCAACTACAAAGAGGAGAAAAGGGACGTGAAGCGAGACAGTTTCTCTCCGTTCATCCGCGTGGAGCGTCAGCAGGCGTCGCCATCATTGTGCACTATCGTCAACTACCGCGAGGAGGAAAAGACGCAACACAAGACGCGCCAGCAGGCTCACAGCAGCGGTTTCATTTCTGCGGTCATACCCAGCACTTCCTGCCTGCAGCTGGGCCGGGCATCCAGGCACAGCCAGCACCAGCGCGCTCTAGTCTGCTGCCTGTGTGGCCACTCGGCCAACACCATTGACTTGGGGGACCTCCATGGACCCTACTACCCTGAGGGCTACCAGCTGAGCACCAAAACACCTGTCAGCACATCGGGACTCAAAGAGGATGGGGACAATTCCAGCGATTCCGACTCTTCATCCTGTAGCCTGAGGGGCAGCGGGAGGAAGTGTGCCATCACACCCACACCGTGGGCCGTCAAGCAAGGAGCTCAGCTGAAGCAGAAGGTCCTCCAGGGACGCCGCAGGTGGGACGCAGGCGCCGGCAGCCCTGCAAACAAGCGGGCTCGGTCGGACACTGCTCCTGAAGATGTAGAGGACTGGTACTCCCCACCCGTTCTGCCTCTGGAACCCTGTGAATTCTGGCTCCATGAAGATTGCGCCATCTGGTCTGCAGGCGTCTTCCTTGTGAAGGGAAAAGTCTACGGACTCGAGGAGGCCGTCAAGGTGGCCCAGGAGACG